Part of the Crossiella cryophila genome, TACGGTCCGAACTATGAGCAAGCACCGGAACCTGCGGGTCATCGCCCTCGCCGCGGCCGTCCTCACCGCCGCGGGCTGCGCCGTCCCCGAGGCCGCGCCGTCCGACCTGCCCCCGCTGCCCGCGCCGAGCACCCCCACCTCGATCACCACCATCCCCCCAGGTCAGCGGCCGGAAGGCATGGTGCGGATCCCTGCTGGTTCCTACCCGCTGGGTCGTGACGACGGCCCGGATGAGGAGGGCCCCGCGCACCGGGTCACCCTCAACGCCTTCCACATCGACGTCTACCCGGTCACCACCCGGCAGTTCGTCGACTGGGCCAACCGATCGGTCGGGAACCTCGTCAACGCCCGCGGCGGCGATCCGCGGCGGTGGACCGGGCCGGTCAGCAGGCTGGAACGGGACGCGGTGCGGGACCAGTCCGGCCGGGAGGTCTTCACCACCAACGACACCGACGAGGACTCCCGGGTTCTGCGCCAGGACGGCCGGTTCGCGGTGGAGGGTGACGTGGCCGAGCACCCGGTCAACGAGGTCTACTGGTGGGGCGCGCTGCAGTACTGCCAGGCCCGTGGCGCGCGGCTGCCCACCGAGGCGGAATGGGAGGCCACCGCCAGGGGCACCGAGGGCCGCACCTACCCGTGGGGCAACGCCGCGCCGGATGCCACCCGCGCCCAGTACGGCAAGGCCTACGACGAGACCAGCCCGGTCACCGCGCACCCCGCTGGCGCCACCCCGGAGGGCGTGCGGGACCTGGTCGGCAACCTCTACGAGTGGACCAGTTCGCTGGACCGCCCCTACCCGTACGCCGCCGACGACGGCCGGGAGGACCCGCAGTCCCAGAAACTGCGGATCACCAGGGGCAGCTCGCACGACGAGCGCGCCGCGAACCTGCGCGCCACCGACCGTGACGGCTACTCCCGGGACCCCTTCGCCGGTCATCACCACATCGGGTTCCGCTGTGCCGCCGACGCCTGAACCGACCGATCGGTCGGGGCCGATGCCGGTCGGCGCAGCCCACTGTCCACTGGGCGGATGCCCTGCTCGTCCCGGCCGGTCGCCTGAGAAGATCACCCGGTGAGCGCAGCCGCTGAGATCCCCTACACCACGGGACTGCACGAGATCGCCCCCGGCGTGCGGGCCTGGCTGGCCCCCGACGGCAGCTGGGGCCTGAGCAACGCGGGGCTGATCAGCGGTGACGGCGAGTCGCTGCTGGTGGACACCCTCTACGACCTCAACCTCACCCGGACCATGCTGGACGCGATGGCCCCGGTGACCGCCGCACACCCGATCACCGTCGCGCTGAACACGCACGCCAACGGGGATCACTGCTACGGCAACGAACTGCTCGCGCCCGAGGTGCGCATCCACGCGGTGACCGAGACCGCGCACGAGATGGCGCACGACGCCCCGCCGGAGGTGATGGCCGCGCTGCTCTCACCCGCCGCGGCCGAGGGGCTGGGGCCGGTGCTGGCGGACTGGATCCAGCGGGCCTTCGGCAAGTACGAGTTCGGCGGGATCACCCAGCGCAACCCCGATGTCACCTTCGACCAGGAGCTGACGCTCTCCGTCGGCGGTCGCTCGGTCGAGTTGCGCAACCTCGGCCCGGCGCACACCGGCGGTGACGCGGTGGCCTGGGTGCCGGACGCGGGCGTGCTCTTCACCGGCGATCTGCTCTTCATCGGCGGCGCGCCGATCATGTGGGCGGGGCCGATCGACAACTGGCTGCGGGCCTGCGACGAGATGATCGCACTCTCGCCGGAGTACATCGTGCCTGGTCACGGGCCGGTCACCGACTGCGACGGAGTGCGCGCGGTGCAGGGCTACTGGCGGCACATCCGCGAACTCGCCCGCGAGGCGCACGGCAAGGGGCTGTCCTGGACGGACGCCGCACTGGCCGCGGACCTGGGGGAGTACGCGGGACTGGGCGAGTCCGAGCGGGTGGCGCCGAACATGTACCAGGCATACCGCGAACTCGAACCCGGCCTGTCCACAGTGGATCCGCTGGGCATGCTGGCCGCGATGGCCCAGTGGGACGCCGTGCGCGGCAACGGTGGGACCAACGCCACTACCCCACCCGCCACGAACGACTAGGGTTTGCGGACGGAAGACGCCGTGCCCGGTGTGGGCGGCGCCTGGTTGTGGAATTGGGATGGACATGACGACGCCGACCTCCGCGGGGGATTCGCGACCTGATCTGCTCGGCGGGCGATACCGCCTGGGCGAGCTGATCGGGCGGGGCGGCATGGGCGCGGTCTGGGCCGCCAACGACGAGGTGCTGCACCGCGCGGTGGCGATCAAGGAGGTGCTCGCGCCGACCTGGGCCAGCGAGGAGGAGAAAGCCTCGCTGTGCGAACGCACCCAGCGTGAGGCGCGGGCCGCGGCGCGGATCAGCCACCCCAACGTGGTCACCGTCTTCGACGTGATCACCGAGGACGGCCGGCCATGGATCGTCATGGAGAAGGTCGAGAACCGGGCGCTGTCCAAGGTCATCGACGACGACGGCCCGATGTCCCCGCGCCGGGTGGCCGCCATCGGCGAGCAGATCCTGGGCGCGCTGCGGGCCGCGCACGAGCACGGCATCCTGCACCGCGACGTCAAGCCCGGCAACGTGCTGGTCTGCCCGGACGACCGGGCCGTGCTCACCGACTTCGGCATCGCCTCGGTCGACGGCGACTCCTCGCTGACCGTCTCCGGCGTGCTGGTCGGGGCCCCCGGCTACATCGCCCCGGAACGCGCCCGCGGCCTGCCCTTCGGCCCGGCCTCGGACCTGTGGGCGCTGGCCGCCACGCTCTACGCTGCGGTGGAGGGCAAGGCCCCGTTCGACCGCACCGGCGTGCTGCCCACGCTGACCGCGGTGCTCACCGAGGAACCGGACCCGATGGTGCTGGCCGGTCCGCTGACCCCGGTGCTGGAGGCCATGCTCCGCAAGGAGCCAGGCGACCGGCTCGGCGCGGCGGAGTTCGAGCACTCGCTGCGGTTGATCGCGCACACCCCGGACACCGACGCGGACGTCACCTCCGCCCTGGTCACCGCGCGGGTCAGCCGGGCCGACCCGACCCGCACCGCGATCACCCGGATCGTGCCGGCGGCCGCGGCCGGCACGCCGTGGTGGCAGCGGCCGCGAGGCAAGGCCGCGATGGCCGCTGGGGCCGCGGTGCTGGCGGGCGGCGCGGTCGCGGCCACGCTGATCCTGATGCCGCGCCCCACCGACAACCCCGGCGGCCCGACCGGCCCCGGCGGGCAGCAGCCGATCAACGCGCCGCAGGACACCACCAGCCCGACCAGCCGCACCAGCCGTCCGCTGCCGCCGCCGGGCTCGACCCTGCCGAGCAGCAGCCCCACCAGCACCACCGGCGAGTCCTCGACCACCGCGCCCAGCAGCAGCACCGCGCCGAGTTCGTCCACCCCGCCGACCAGCAGCGAGAAGCCCACCAGCGCCAAGCCGCCGACCACGACCACCTCGCCGTCGGCACCGCCCAGCAGCAACGTGGTGACCAACGGGACCTCCGCCGCGCCACCCGGCGGCGGCGCGGCCTGAGCCTGGCCGAAAGCCCGCGAACGGTGATGACCCCGGGTTATCCTGAGAGGGGTGACAGAATCCAGGAAGTCGCCTGAACTGGCCGGACCCGTCGCGAGCGGGTCCGTTTTCGTTTATGGGGCCAACGTCGTGGACGTGGCCGACGGCAAGGTGCTGACCGGCCGGAACGTGCTGGTCGAGCGCGATCGCATCACCGCGGTCGGGCGGTTCGAGGCCCCGGCCGGGGTGAGCGTGCTGGACGCGCGCGGCCGGTTCCTGATCCCTGGCCTGTGGGACATGCACGTGCACGGCTTCGACGAGGCGTACCTGCCCGCCTTCCTCGGCAACGGCGTGACCGGGGTGCGGCAGATGGCCGGGGCGCCGGTGCACGCGGACTGGCGGCGACGGCTGGCCGCTGGCGAGGTCTTCGGGCCGCGGATGGTCTTCGGCAGCCGGATCATCGACGGCCCGCGGCCCAGCAGACCGGGCTCGATCGCGGTGACCACCCCGGCGGACGCGCGGGCGGCGGTGACCACCTGCGTTGGCGAGCGGGCCGAGTTCCTCAAGGTGTACTCGCAGCTGCCCCGGGATGCCTACTTCGCGTTGCTGGCCGAGGCGGAGCTGGCCGGGATCGACGTTGTCGGGCACGTGCCGTTCGAGGTGCCGGTGCTGGCCGCGGCGCAACGCGGCATCGAGCACCTGGACGGGGTGCTGGTCGGGGCGTCCAGCGAGCGGGAGGAGCTGACCGCCGGGTTCGCCGGGCTGGACGCGGGTGATCCGGCCGGCATGTTCGGGCGGCTGTCCGAACTCACCCACCGCGCGGCCGGGACCACCGATCCGGCGCGGCTGGCCGAACTGCGGGATTCCTTCCTGGCCAACGGAACCTGGCACGTGCCGACCCTGGCCGTGCACCAGGCCAAGGCGACCATGGGCACCCCGGAGTTCGCGCTGCGGCCCTACCTGGCGCACATCGAACCCGTGCTGCGGCAGGGCTGGGCGCGGGCCGCGGACTGGCGCTCACCCGATCCGGCGGCTGAGCAGCGGCTGTTCGAGCGCTACCTGGAGGTGACCGGCGAGCTGCACCGGGCAGGGGTGCCGCTGCTGGCGGGCAGCGACACCTTCGTGCCCGGGTTCAGCCTGCACGACGAGCTGGAACTGTTGGTGCGCGCCGGACTCAGCCCCGCGGCCGCCCTGCGCGCGGCCACCCTGGACCCGGCCCGGTTCCTGGGCGTCACCGACCGCTTCGGCGCGGTGGCACCGGGTCGGATCGCGGATCTTGTTGTGCTGGAAGACAATCCGCTCGCCGACATCGCGCACACGCGGCGGGTCGCGGCGGTGTTGTTCGGCGGGATGGTGCTCAGCAGTCCAGCAGTTCTGGCAGCCGCTCCGGCTGACCGGCCAGCAGCGCGCTGAGCACCGCGATCCGGGCCTGGGCGGCGCGCAGGGTGCCGGTGAGCACCGCGCCCGCCCTGGTCAGCTCGGTGGCCGAGGTGTAGATCGGCAGCACCGGACCGGCCGCGGTCCGCGAGGTCACCGCGACCAGCACCCCGGCCGCGGTGGCCTCGCGGACGGCCTCGACCACCTCCGGGTTGACGTTGCCCGCACCCGCGCCGACCAGCACCAATCCGCGTGCGCCCGCGGCCACCGCGGCCCGCAGCAGCACCGCGTCACCGCCGGTGTGGTGGGTGAGGATGTCGACTCGCGGGGCCTCGGTCACGGTCGGGACGGGCAGCGCGGCCGGGCGCGGCGCCGGGGCCTGGAGTAGCACCTCGCCGCCGATCAGGTGACCGACCGGGGCGGCGCTGGGGTCCTGGTAGGCGTCCGGGTTCAGGGTGTGGTGCTTGACCGTGCCGCGGGCGGCGTGGATCTTGCCGCCGAAGGCGATCAAAACCCCGTGGTCACGGGCCTGCCGCGCCACCGCGAAGGCGTCGGCCAGGTTGCCGGGGGCGTCCGAGCCGGGGGCGCCGAGCGGGCGCTGCGAGCCGGTGAAGACCACCGGGCGCGGGTCGTCGTGGTGCAGGTCGAGCAGGAACGCGGTCTCCTCCATGGTGTCGGTGCCGTGCGTGACCACGATCCCGCGCACCTGCGGATCGGCCAGCGTCGCCCGCACCTGCCGCAACAGGCCGAGCTGCTGGTCCAGGGTGATCGCGGAACTGTCCACGGTGCACAGGTCGACGACCTCCACCGGCACCGGCTGCGGCGAGGGCAGGGCGTCCAGCACGGTCCCACCGGGCAACGCGGCGGCCAGCCCCGCCTCGGTAGGCGTGCTGGAGATGGTGCCCCCGGTCGCGATAACCACAAGCCTGCCCATCGCCCACCTCCTGGATCCCACGAGACGAACGTTCGCGCGAACGTTCGTCTCCATAGGAACAGATCCAGAACCCCCAGGTCAATGTGGTGTTTAGTGCCACCCCACC contains:
- a CDS encoding MBL fold metallo-hydrolase; its protein translation is MSAAAEIPYTTGLHEIAPGVRAWLAPDGSWGLSNAGLISGDGESLLVDTLYDLNLTRTMLDAMAPVTAAHPITVALNTHANGDHCYGNELLAPEVRIHAVTETAHEMAHDAPPEVMAALLSPAAAEGLGPVLADWIQRAFGKYEFGGITQRNPDVTFDQELTLSVGGRSVELRNLGPAHTGGDAVAWVPDAGVLFTGDLLFIGGAPIMWAGPIDNWLRACDEMIALSPEYIVPGHGPVTDCDGVRAVQGYWRHIRELAREAHGKGLSWTDAALAADLGEYAGLGESERVAPNMYQAYRELEPGLSTVDPLGMLAAMAQWDAVRGNGGTNATTPPATND
- a CDS encoding serine/threonine-protein kinase: MTTPTSAGDSRPDLLGGRYRLGELIGRGGMGAVWAANDEVLHRAVAIKEVLAPTWASEEEKASLCERTQREARAAARISHPNVVTVFDVITEDGRPWIVMEKVENRALSKVIDDDGPMSPRRVAAIGEQILGALRAAHEHGILHRDVKPGNVLVCPDDRAVLTDFGIASVDGDSSLTVSGVLVGAPGYIAPERARGLPFGPASDLWALAATLYAAVEGKAPFDRTGVLPTLTAVLTEEPDPMVLAGPLTPVLEAMLRKEPGDRLGAAEFEHSLRLIAHTPDTDADVTSALVTARVSRADPTRTAITRIVPAAAAGTPWWQRPRGKAAMAAGAAVLAGGAVAATLILMPRPTDNPGGPTGPGGQQPINAPQDTTSPTSRTSRPLPPPGSTLPSSSPTSTTGESSTTAPSSSTAPSSSTPPTSSEKPTSAKPPTTTTSPSAPPSSNVVTNGTSAAPPGGGAA
- a CDS encoding formylglycine-generating enzyme family protein, with the protein product MSKHRNLRVIALAAAVLTAAGCAVPEAAPSDLPPLPAPSTPTSITTIPPGQRPEGMVRIPAGSYPLGRDDGPDEEGPAHRVTLNAFHIDVYPVTTRQFVDWANRSVGNLVNARGGDPRRWTGPVSRLERDAVRDQSGREVFTTNDTDEDSRVLRQDGRFAVEGDVAEHPVNEVYWWGALQYCQARGARLPTEAEWEATARGTEGRTYPWGNAAPDATRAQYGKAYDETSPVTAHPAGATPEGVRDLVGNLYEWTSSLDRPYPYAADDGREDPQSQKLRITRGSSHDERAANLRATDRDGYSRDPFAGHHHIGFRCAADA
- a CDS encoding amidohydrolase family protein; this encodes MTESRKSPELAGPVASGSVFVYGANVVDVADGKVLTGRNVLVERDRITAVGRFEAPAGVSVLDARGRFLIPGLWDMHVHGFDEAYLPAFLGNGVTGVRQMAGAPVHADWRRRLAAGEVFGPRMVFGSRIIDGPRPSRPGSIAVTTPADARAAVTTCVGERAEFLKVYSQLPRDAYFALLAEAELAGIDVVGHVPFEVPVLAAAQRGIEHLDGVLVGASSEREELTAGFAGLDAGDPAGMFGRLSELTHRAAGTTDPARLAELRDSFLANGTWHVPTLAVHQAKATMGTPEFALRPYLAHIEPVLRQGWARAADWRSPDPAAEQRLFERYLEVTGELHRAGVPLLAGSDTFVPGFSLHDELELLVRAGLSPAAALRAATLDPARFLGVTDRFGAVAPGRIADLVVLEDNPLADIAHTRRVAAVLFGGMVLSSPAVLAAAPADRPAAR
- a CDS encoding asparaginase; this translates as MGRLVVIATGGTISSTPTEAGLAAALPGGTVLDALPSPQPVPVEVVDLCTVDSSAITLDQQLGLLRQVRATLADPQVRGIVVTHGTDTMEETAFLLDLHHDDPRPVVFTGSQRPLGAPGSDAPGNLADAFAVARQARDHGVLIAFGGKIHAARGTVKHHTLNPDAYQDPSAAPVGHLIGGEVLLQAPAPRPAALPVPTVTEAPRVDILTHHTGGDAVLLRAAVAAGARGLVLVGAGAGNVNPEVVEAVREATAAGVLVAVTSRTAAGPVLPIYTSATELTRAGAVLTGTLRAAQARIAVLSALLAGQPERLPELLDC